In Fibrobacter sp., the genomic stretch ACCATCAGGTTCAACATTGTGGCACGGTCATTGGCCTTGATAGTCCGGTGGTATTCGTTTGTACTTAAAATCTCTTCGGCAAAGTAGTAGGTGCCGCTTTCGCTCTGCTCAAAGGAGAGGCAGGGGTAGTCCGAAAGGTCGTGCAGGTTTACAGACTTGCGGCTTGCCAGAGGGTGGTTTTTCCACATGTAGGCGTAGGCCTTGCAGTCAATCAGGTGGTGGAATTCCAGATCTTTTTCCTTGAACAGGTAGTTGATGTACTTGCGGTTGAAATCGCTCAAGTACAAGATGCCGATTTCGCTCTTGAGGGTGGCCACGTCGTCGATGACTTCCTTGGTCTTGGTTTCCCGGAGGGCGAACTCGTATTCGTCGGAGTCGGACTTTTTGACCATTTCTACAAAGGCCTTGACGGCAAAGGAATAGTGCTGTGTGGAAATGGCGAACTTTCTCTTTTGGCGCACGCCGTCGCTGTAGTGCTCCAGAACCGTTTCGTAGTGGTGGTACAGCTGGCTTGCCTGGGCGATAAACTCTTCGCCTTCGACGGTGAGGGAAACTCCACGGCTGGTGCGGTTAAAGATGACGATGCCGATTTCGTCTTCCAGGTCGTGGATGGCCGCTGTAAGAGATGGTTGAGAAATAAACAGGTTCTCGGCTGCCTTGTTGAAGGAGCCGACCTTTGCGATGCCGATGGCGTAACGAAGCTGCTGGAGAGTCATGGTTGTAGTTCGGATTTCGGATTTCGGAATTCGGAGTTGGAAGTTGGGAGTTGGTATTAGAAGGTTAGTATGGAAGATATATTCCCTATGTGTTTGGTAGGAATAAATATAGGCAAAAACTATACCTTCGGCAAGAGGTTGTTCGTAAAAAGAGAATTTTAGTCTTCGAAGGGGCGGACCCTCAGGGTGACGCCCAGCTTTTCGCAGGTCTTGCGGCAGATTTCGATTTTCTCTTCGGACATGACCTTTTCTACGACGGTCAAGACCACATTCGGCACGAACTGCTTTGCCTTGACGGCGAAATCCTTCAGGGCATCGTAGGATTGGATGCCGAACTTAGACCGTGTAAGGACCAAAAATTCTTCGGCGTCCGGCGCGTTCAATGAGATGGAGACGGTGTCGAAACGGCCTTTCAGTTCGGGCGTTATGTCTTTCCCGTGGATCAGGTTTGCAAGTCCGTTGGTGTTCACTCGGACCTTCAGGTTCGGGTATTTCGCCTTCAGCTGGTCGATAATCTTGCACACGTCGTCGATGCGCTCCAGAGGCTCACCAAAACCGCAAAAAATCAACTCGTGAATGACGGAAAGGTCAAAAGCGTCGAATTCTTCCATCACGGCCTCTACGCTGGGCTCGCCGCCCTTGAGCCAGAGGGAGTTCCCTTCCATCATCTTCTTGGTCTGGCGCAGGCAAAAGACGCAGCTACAGGGGCAGCGGTTGGTGATGTTCACATAGACATTCTTTCCGGTCAAATCGCCGCTGTCCTTGAGGTTCAGGTAGCCCGCCTGTCCTACCTTTCCGGTAACCGTATATAAAATCATTTTTCCTCCTCCGTCAGGTCGCGAAGGTACATCTCGACGCTAAGCCCCCAATGGGTGGGCACGTTGTTCTTTTCGCAATAGGAAATGCACTTGGAGGCGAATTCGGTGGCCCGCTTTACGGAGTCGTAGAAACTGTGCCCGTTCAGGTACATGCCCGCAATCACGGCGCTAATCACGTCTCCGGTTCCGCTCCGGTCTCCTCCGATGCGGTCCACCATGATGGTCTTGGGCGTTTCGCCACGGCTGAAAACAAAGTTCATGATTTGTTTGCCGTGGTGGATTCCCGTAACCACGATGTGCTTGGGTCCCTGGAAACTCAGCTGCTGGCACATGGCTTCCAGTTCGGCAGGCGAAAAGTCGCCATCCCGATAATCCACGTCCATCAGGGAGCAGAGCTCCGTCAGGTTGGGCGTCAAGATATCTGCGTGGCGGATCAGGTCTTTCATCTTGTTGCAGAGGGCAGGCGTGTAGGTCTTGTAAAGCCGTCCATAGTCGCCCATCACCGGGTCCACCAGGGTGAATACGCCCTCTTTCTTGAAGGTCTTGATAAAATCGACGACGATGTCCACCTGCTCTTCGGAACCCAAAAATCCCGTGGCGATGGCGTCGAAGGACATGTCCAGTTTCTTGTAGGTGTCGATGTAGTCCCGCATGCGGGGAGTGTAATCGTCAAAGTAGTATTCCGGAAACTGCGTATGGGTCGAAAGGATTGCAGTAGGCACGGCAACGGCCTGGATTTTCATGGCGGAAACCACAGGCGCCATGACGGCGATGGAGCACCGTCCGAAACCTGTAATGTCATTGATTAACGCAATCTTTTTTTGTGGCATGGTTACGCCGATTTAACCTTGTTTTTCAAGACCCAAATATA encodes the following:
- a CDS encoding LysR family transcriptional regulator produces the protein MTLQQLRYAIGIAKVGSFNKAAENLFISQPSLTAAIHDLEDEIGIVIFNRTSRGVSLTVEGEEFIAQASQLYHHYETVLEHYSDGVRQKRKFAISTQHYSFAVKAFVEMVKKSDSDEYEFALRETKTKEVIDDVATLKSEIGILYLSDFNRKYINYLFKEKDLEFHHLIDCKAYAYMWKNHPLASRKSVNLHDLSDYPCLSFEQSESGTYYFAEEILSTNEYHRTIKANDRATMLNLMVGLNGYTLCSGIISEEINGSDYVAVPFKDSKGKDDRTMEIGYIVKKNFNISSICQTYIQEMKEYLANYTPSRQS
- a CDS encoding TatD family nuclease-associated radical SAM protein, with amino-acid sequence MILYTVTGKVGQAGYLNLKDSGDLTGKNVYVNITNRCPCSCVFCLRQTKKMMEGNSLWLKGGEPSVEAVMEEFDAFDLSVIHELIFCGFGEPLERIDDVCKIIDQLKAKYPNLKVRVNTNGLANLIHGKDITPELKGRFDTVSISLNAPDAEEFLVLTRSKFGIQSYDALKDFAVKAKQFVPNVVLTVVEKVMSEEKIEICRKTCEKLGVTLRVRPFED
- a CDS encoding pyridoxamine kinase codes for the protein MPQKKIALINDITGFGRCSIAVMAPVVSAMKIQAVAVPTAILSTHTQFPEYYFDDYTPRMRDYIDTYKKLDMSFDAIATGFLGSEEQVDIVVDFIKTFKKEGVFTLVDPVMGDYGRLYKTYTPALCNKMKDLIRHADILTPNLTELCSLMDVDYRDGDFSPAELEAMCQQLSFQGPKHIVVTGIHHGKQIMNFVFSRGETPKTIMVDRIGGDRSGTGDVISAVIAGMYLNGHSFYDSVKRATEFASKCISYCEKNNVPTHWGLSVEMYLRDLTEEEK